The DNA sequence ATTCTCTGGGACCTGTTCCCACCCTTGAGGAAAGTTATGATGCGAAGTCATACTACTCAATCGAACACAATATATATCCGAAAGAATCGGATATCATTGATGAAATGAATGCTTTTGAAGCTGTACTCAAAAAATATGACGTAGAAGTTTTGCGTCCGAGTATTATCAAGGACTATAATCAGGTTTTCGCCAGAGATGTAGCATTTGTTATTGATGATAAAATGATCATTTCAAATGTAATTGCTGACAGAGCTGATGAACAGGAAGCTTATAAAAAGGTTTTTGAAAAAGTAGCCTGGAGAAAAATTATCAATCTTCCGGAATCTGCGCATATCGAAGGGGGAGATGTTATTGTATGGGATGACTTTTTATTTATTGGAACTTGTTTCAGTGAAGACTACAGAAACTATAAAACAGCGAGAACGAACGAATATGCTATAGAAATTCTAAAAGAGTATTTTCCTAAAAAAAGAATTATTGATTTAGAGTTAAAGAAAAATGATAAAATTCCTTTTGAGGGGATTCTTCATTTGGACTGTACATTCAATCCTATTGGGAAAGATAAATGTCTTATTTATAAAAATGGTTTTGTGGATGAAAGCGATTACCGTCTGATCATTGATATTTTCGGAGAAGAAAACTGTTTTCATATTACAGATGAAGAGATGTTTGAAATGTTTCCTAATATCTTCTCAATCTCTCCGGAAATTGTAGTCTCGGATAAAACATTTACAAGAATGAATAACCACTTAAGAAATGAATGGGGAATGACAGTGGAAGAAATTCCATACCGCGAAATTTCTAAAATGGGTGGATTGTTAAGATGCTCTACAATGCCATTGGTAAGAGAGTAGTAATTAGTATGAGGGTGAGAGTGTTTGAGAGTAAGAGAGTTTGAGTTTTTTTTTATAAGTAAAATTTAAAATTATGTCAACAGTTAAATTTCATCAGGATTTAAGAGTTTTTCAAAAGTCTTTTGAAATGGCTATGGCAGTTTATGAACTTTCAAAATCTTTTCCAAAAGAAGAACTTTACTCTCTTACAGATCAAATCAGAAGGTCATCCAGATAGGTTTCTGCTAATATTAGTGAAGCCTGGGGAAAAAGGAAGTATGAAAAGTCTTTTATTGCAAAACTTACAGATTCAGAAGGTGAAGCAAGAGAGACCCAAACTTGGTTACAATTTTCTTTAGCATGCGAATACATTAATGAAGAACAATTCAGTAACATAAATAATCAGTATAATCAAATAATCGGGATGTTAGTTAGTATGATAGGTCAATCAGAAAGATGGTGTTCATTTTTATCTTTTAATCAAGAAGAAAATAATTTCTAATTTCAATCAGATAAAGACTCTCAGACTCTCAAACCCTAATATTCTCAAACTTAAAAAGATGCAAACAACAGATACAGTATTAATGATAGAACCGATCGCTTTCGGTTACAATGCGGAGACCGCAGAAAATAATTACTTTCAGGTTGAACAGAAAGATTTAGATGTTCAGGCTAAAGCTTTAGGAGAATTCAATATTTTTGTTGAGAAACTAAGGAACAAAGGAATCAATGTAATCACAATCAAAGATACATTGGATCCTCATACTCCGGATTCTATTTTCCCCAACAACTGGGTAAGCTTCCATAATGATGGTAAAGTGGTTCTATATCCAATGTTTGCCTCAAACAGAAGGGTAGAGAGAAGAGAAGATATTCTGGAGACGATAAAAAGTAAAGGTTTTGAAATAACTGAAATTGACGATTGGTCTCTTCCTGAAATTCAGGGACATTTCCTAGAAGGAACCGGAAGTATGATCTTCGATCACGATAATAAAATTGCGTATGGTTCTGTTTCTTTAAGACTGGATGAGAAATTATTCAGAGACTTTTGTGAGAAATATGGTTTTACACCAGTTGTTTTTCATTCATTTCAGACAGTTGGTTCAGAAAGGCTTCCTATCTATCACACTAACGTAATGATGTGTGTGGCGGATAAATTCGTGGTGATCTGCCTGGATTGTATTGACAGTGAGTTGGAAAGAAGCAAGGTCATCGAAACGATTAAAAATTCTGGAAAAGAAATTATTGAAATTTCGGAAGAGCAAATGCAGCAATTTGCGGGAAATATGCTTCAGGTTCAGAATGGAGAAGGACAAAAATTCTTAGTAATGAGCCAGACAGCTTATCAGTCATTAACGGCAGAACAGGTTGCCGCGATTGAAAAATATTGTGAAATCATTTATTCAGATTTGAATACCATCGAAGTAAGTGGTGGTGGAAGCGCCCGTTGTATGCTGGCGGAAGTTTTTCTTCCTAAAAAATAATGTAAAAGGAAAATAACTATCATATTCTTCTGGCTTTAGAAATAAAGCCAGAATTTTTATTTTTTAGAAGGTTATAATTCCATATAATAAGAAAACCAAAAAAAGTTAAGTAAATTAGCGAATTAAGTAAAAATTATGAAGATGCAGAAGTACTTTTTTATGATCCTTATTGTACTGGGATTTGGTTTGAATGCTCAACAGAAAACATTTTGTAACCCGATTAATATAGACTACGGATATACCCCGTTTGAGTCTTTCTCCAAGCAAGGGAAACACAGGGCTACGGCAGATCCTGTTATCGTTAATTTTAAAAATAAGCTGTTTCTCTTTTCTACCAATCAGGAGGGCTATTGGTATAGTGATGATATGCTTGATTGGAAATTTGTGAAAAGAAAGTTTCTTAGAGATAATAAATATATTCATGATCTTAATGCGCCCGCAGTTTGGGCAATGAAAGATACTTTGTACGTTTTTGGGTCGACCTGGGAGCAGGATTTCCCCATATGGAAAAGTACAAATCCTACCAAAGACGATTGGAAGATCGCAGTAGACACTTTAAAAGTCGGAGCCTGGGATCCTGCTTTTCATTATGATGAGGATAAAAACAAACTGTATTTATATTGGGGATCCAGTAATGAATGGCCTCTGTTAGGAACAGAAGTGAAAGTAAAGACCTTACAGTCTGAAGGTTTTGTAAAACCAATACTAAGATTGAAGCCTGAAGATCATGGCTGGGAGCGTTTTGGAGAATATAATGACAATGTTTTTCTGCAGCCTTTTGTTGAAGGAGCCTGGATGACAAAACACAACAACAAATATTATATGCAGTACGGAGCTCCGGCTACTGAATTTAGTGGTTATTCAGATGGAGTTTATGTCAGTAAAAACCCTCTTGAAGGGTTCGAATATCAACAGCATAATCCATTCTCCTATAAACCGGGTGGTTTCGCAAGAGGTGCCGGACATGGGGCCACCTTTGAAGACAATTACAAAAACTGGTGGCACATTTCCACGATTTTTATTTCGACAAAAAACAATTTTGAAAGGAGATTAGGGATCTGGCCTGCAGGGTTTGACAAAGATGATGTCATGTATTGCAACACATCCTATGGTGATTATCCCACTTATCTTCCACAATATGCTCAGGGAAAAGATTTCTCAAAAGGCCTTTTCACAGGCTGGATGCTATTGAATTATAATAAGCCCGTTCAGGTTTCCTCTACTTTAGGAGGTTATCATTCCAATTATGCGGTAGATGAGGATATTAAAACGTATTGGAGTGCTAAAACCGGAAATTCCGGTGAATGGTTCCAGACAGACCTCGGAGAGCTCTCCACTATTAATGCCATTCAGATTAATTATGCAGATCAGGATGTAGAATTTCTCGGGAAGACTTTAGGGAAAATGCATCAGTATAAAATCTATGGTTCAAATGATGGTAAAAAATGGAACGTTATTGTTGATAAGAGTAAAAATATCAAAGACGTTCCTCACGATTATGTAGAGCTGGAACAACCTGTAAAAGCGAGATTCCTAAAAATGGAAAACCTTAAAATGCCTACAGGGAAATTTGCACTGAGTGGATTTAGGGTGTTTGGGAAAGGAGGGGGAGATAAACCTTCACAGGTTCAGAATTTTGTTCCTCTGCGTGCGGATGCAAAGAAATATGGGGAAAGAAGAAGCATATGGATGAAGTGGCAACAGAATCAGGATGCAGATGGTTATGTCATATACTGGGGGAAATCTCCGGATAAATTATATGGAAGTATTATGGTATATGGCAAGAATGAATACTTTTTCACTGGCGCAGACAGAACCGATACTTATTATTTCCAAATTGAAGCTTTTAATGCCAACGGGATTTCTGAACGAACGGAAATTATGAAATCAGAATAAAAACTAAACTAAAATCATAAAACCATGAAAAAACTCAATTTTTTACCGATCTTATTATTCCTGCTCACTGTTTGGAGCTGCAAGAGTAGTGAGGTTGAAGAGTATCAGACTGACCTTGATACGGCAGTAAGAAAAATTCACGCTGATCTTGAGAAGGAATTGAATACTGACGTTCCTTCATTAAGTGTTTATATTGTTTCCCCAAAAGGAACCTATTTCAGTACAGTTACTGGAAATAATGGAGCTCTTGTCACTAAGAAAACCTATTTCCGTTTTGCAAGCAATACCAAGAACTTTACATCAACAGCAATTTTGAAAATGATGCAGGATGGATGGCTTCAGCTTGATGATAAAATTACAGCCAATATTCCCGGGACAAATGTTCCCTATGTCCCCAATTCTTCAGACTGGAATTTTCCCAATAAAAATCAGATTACAATTCGGGAACTTTTGCAACATAATGCCGGGGTTTATGATGTGACAAATGATGCTTCTCAATACAATGTGAATGGTGAGACCTATACGGACTATATGCTTGCGAACTTTCCGGATCATCAGTTTTCTACTGGTGAGTATGTGAAAATTCTTACAGAGCATAATCTTACTTATGGACTACCGAATACGGTATATCATTATTCAAATACAGGATTTTCCATTTTAGGAGAAATAATTGCACGGGTGTACTCACAGAAATCAAATGGATCTAAAACATATGGAAACTACATGTACGACAAAATTGTAGGACCTTCTTCAATGATGCCATTAGATATTAAGTTTCCAGAATTAGCGTCAGACAAAAACCTGCCGATCCCTTATGTTAAAGGTTTGATTAAATATGCAGATCATAATGAGATAACCGATCAAAAAAATGCAAGTGCCCATGTAGCGGAAGGAAATGGGGTAGGTACGATGGTTATGCTCTCTGACTATATAAGAAGTATAATGAAAGGGCAGAATGTTCTTAATGCTTCAAGTGTGGAGCAAATGAAGACAAGTAAGGGACCGGCTACAACTTCCGGTTATGGTCTGGGCTGTTCTTATGTACCTGGAGTCGGATATGGGCATAATGGTGCCACCGAGGGCTATCTTTCAACAATGCTTTACGATCCGGAAACGGATGTTTCAGTAGTCGTTCTCCTTCCTTTTTGGGATTTAAGAAATATGGACAACTTTACAAAATGTCTTTCTACTTTGAACACAACGGCTCTGGAAGCCAAAAAAGCATTGAAATATTAGTGAAATTTTTAATAAAAAACTTAAAATAAAACGCTTTGATCTGATCAAAGCGTTTTATTTTTATCAAGATCCTTTATAAACTGATCCACTTTATTAATAAGGAAGGAGCTATTGTTCTCTTTGTCCCAATCGAGGTGCCCACCATTAAATTCATAGGACTCATGGAGAATATGGTTTTTATTTAAGATAGAATCTAAAATTACTTTTTGGGATAGTGGGATCACTTGATCATTTTTGCCATAATAAGAAAGGGTGGGAGCTGAGGTTGTACGAATCCAGTTAACAGGGCTCGAAAATTCGGTCATTGAAACATTTGATAAAATAGTTTTTGGATCTATCAGATGTTTTTCAACGAAAGGGTAATCAAAATACTTTTTAAAGCCAGAATCTGATAAATCAGAAGGTCCTACAATATTGATGACTGCTTTTACTTTTTTATCCCTGTCAAAATGATAGGCATATAGCATTGATAAATGTCCCCCGGCACTATTTCCTAGCAGGAAAAACCGGGGTTTGTATTTTAATGTTTTTTCTAAATAGTGAATGACGTTATTGATATCTTCAGTCTGATTGGGAATCCCGAAGCGTGATGTTGATGCCAGTCTGTAATTGATGTTTGCAAAAACAGCTTTTGGGAATTTCTGCATCATGGATAAAGTAAAAAAAGTTAATTGAGATTTGTTTCCACTCCGCCATCCGCCACCGTGTATCATTATAAATACATCTGATTTTGAATTTAAAACTGCCGGAATATACAGATCCATTGTCTGTTCAGGATCATTGCCATATGAAATGTTTTCCTGGCTTTCAAAGTTGATTTCTTTACCAAGATGTATCGTTTTTTTCTTACAGCAGATATTGAATAACAATAAACACAAACAGCTGAAAACAATAATTATTTTTTTCATATGGTTTAAAGATAAAAAACTCGCTGAGTTCTCAGCGAGTTTAATACAAAATAATTGATATGAAGAATGAATGTTTTTTATCTTGTTCTGCTTTTAATAGCGTCGGAAGCACCTTCGATGTCCCTCATTTTTTTCACTTTTTGATTTCCAAAATTATAAGTGATACTTAGCGTCATGCTCCTTCTGTACTGGTCATTTCTGATGTAATTATAATTTCCGTTTGGCTGATAATCCTCTATTTCTACAATATTGGTTCTTAGTACATCATTTACATTGAGGGCAAATGTCCAGTCGTTCCAGTTTTTCTTTATACTTAAATCCAGACTCATTAGGTTTTTCAACATTCCTAGTTCGATTTGCTGTTTATCAACGAAGAAATAATTAACACCTAAAAACCAGGTTTTTTTCTTATCCAAGCGGATGGTATTGTTACTGGTGATTACAATACTTGTTGATTTTACAGTATTAGTATACACCAATGGTTTTCCGTCTTTGTCTACAAATGTATCTCCGCTTGTAGGATCTCCGGCTAAAGAACCATTATTAATGTTGTGTTGAACTCCTGCATTAAAATTCAATGTTAGATATTGTTTAAAAAAGCTTTTCTGAATTCCGACCATGGCAGACATTTCCTGTTTGTCTCCAAAGTTTGTTCTGATATATCGCAATACATTTTGAGTACCTATCTTACCATCAGCTGATTTTACAAAACCCTGTAATGGAACCTGAGTGATCTGATCTTTAAAATAAGAATGATTTAATATCAGGAAATAAGAATTTTTATACATATAGGTCAATTCCTGGTTATAGGTAGAAGAGGCTTTTACGAAGGGATTGTTTTGTGTGTAATTAAATTCTGTGATATAATTTCTTACCGGATTCAATTCCCAGAAACTTGGTCTTCTCATTCTGCTTGAAAATGAATAGGAGATATTATTCTTATCATTGATAGCATAATTAAAGCTTAAATAGGGAAGGAAATTATTATAATCTCTTTCAATTCTCTGATATTTTTGGCTTTCTATTGTATTTGTAGGGTTGTCTGCTGTCCCTAAACTATTGGTGATTTCATATCTTGCTCCTACTTTTCCCGAAAACTTATCTGAAAATTTCTTTTCAAGAGTAAGATATGCTCCGTATATATTTTCATCATAAATGAAATGATTGAAATCTGGTTTGGGCTGTGGATTCTTAATGTCGTTATTATTTTCATCTACGAATTGATAAGTAAAGTTTTTAGTATCATTATTCGTTTTAGTTTTATTAAAATTTCCCCCTACAGAAATCGTAAAATCATTTTTGAATTTCTGGATATAGTCAACAGTTCCTGAAAAGTTATTGATGATCTGTGGTGTTTCCTGTGTGATAGTTTGTCCAGGTCTGGAATAACCTCGTGTCTTATCGGGTAACATCGTATTGTTTTGAGCAAACTGAAACCTTTTGTAGATAAGATATGCTGCATTGGCATTTAACTTACTACCCAGTGAATCTAATTTTATTTCATAATTTAAGTTGACTGAATTATTGTAGTTTCTTCCATCAGCTCTGTTTTTTGTCCATGTATGTGTTGTTTCGGTAACCCCTTTCTTATTGGGTTGTGTTAAGGTATTGAACAGGTCAATGATAGAATTATTACTCTTATTTGCCCAGGAATTCCATGACAGGGCTAAATTACTTTTTTCGGTTAATTGATAGTCAATATTCAGGTAACCACCCAGATTTTTATTAGGATCATCGATGTCACCTACAGATTCATTCTTTAATTTATCCGTTCCGTTTCTTAAAATATAAGATTGTGGCTCTATGTTTTCACCGCCGTTCAGGTTAGCACTGATTCCTAATTTATCCTTTCTATAGTTGACTGAAAAACTGGCTGAGCTTGCATTATACTTATTTTGAGTGTTGGACATTCTCATGTTTCCATTCAATCCATCGCTCATTTTTTTCTTTAAAACAATATTGATAATTCCATCGGAAGATTCTACCTGATATTCACTTCCTGGAACCGTAATCACTTCAATTTTCTGAATATTTTCTGCAGGAGTGTTTTTTAGAAATTGTACAAGAGATTCAGCATCCATATTGGTTTTTCTACCATTGATATAGATAAGGGCATTATTCTTTCCTGCAATTTTCAATGTCTTATCATCCGTTGACGAAAGAAGAGGCGTTTGCTTCAAAATATCAAAAGTTGTATTTCCTTTGGCAACAGGAGAAGCAGCAACGTCGTAGACAAAACGGTCACTTTGTTTTTTAAATACCTGTTTTGTTAAAGTAACTCCTTCTATACTTTTTGTCTTTACTGAATCTGATTTTTTTTCCTGAGCGGAAGCAAGTCCGGTGAAAAAGAGAGCTGCAATGAGTAGTGGCGTTTTCATGAGTTTATTTTTAGGGGTGGGCGAGATTCTGACTTGTGGCAACGCAGAATCTTAGAGAGTTTATTATATTAAGTTCTTGATTTTACAGCATCATTAGCTGATTTCATTTCTCTGGCTTTTTTCAGTTTCTGATTACCAAAATTGTAAGTAACACCTACACTGAAAATTCTTGGATACTCAAAATTGGTGACATTATTAAAACTTCCATCAGGCTGAATTCCTTTAATTCTGTTGAAGTTTTGATTGAATACATCGTATACTTCTACAAGAACTGTCCAGTCACCAATGATCTTTTTCACATTAAGGTCTAAGCTTTGTCTTGTTCCCAGTTCTCCGATTTCTATTTGGCTTTTTCCTCCGTAGAAATAATTAACCCCAAGGAACCAGTCTTTTTTAGAAGAAAGGCGAATAACATTGTTGAACTGTGCGGAGATATTGAAGTTTTTTACATTGATAACATAAGGAGTAAGTACTTCTGTTTGACCTGGAACTGGTCTTGATGTCGGATCTTCAGACACCGTACCTGAATACATAGCATAGGCTAAATTGACAGAATAATTGGTTGTCCAGATATCTTTAAACCAGGATTTGTTCATCCCGACAGTCAAACCAAGTTGCTTATTATTTCCATAATTGGTTCTGATATATCTTAGGAATTTTGTAGTAACCATAACTGGATCTCCACTCGTATCAAGTATTACTTTCCCATTTTCATCTTTTTGTGGTTTTGTCACAGTTCCCTGCAATGGAACCTGATTTGAAGCATCTTCTACATAGTTAAAGCTGAGGTTCGCATAGAATGCATTTTTATACATATAGCTGATCTCCTGATTATAATATTTTGAAGCAAGAACAAACGGGTTATTTTGGGTATAATTATCAGGAGTGAAATATGTTCTCGAAGGATTCAATTCCCAGAATCTAGGTCTTCTGATTCTGCTTGAAAAAGTGTAGCTAATATTATTATCTGCGTTAATAGCGTAATTGAAATTAAGATATGGAAGGAGATTATTATAATTTCTATCAAACCCTGTTTTTCCTAGGATTTCACCAGTACTACGCGTCATCTCGTAACGTGTTCCTATTTTTCCTGATACTTTTTCGCTTAATTTTCTTTCATAAGTAAGATAAAGTCCCAGAATGTTTTCTTTATAAATGAAATGATTGGTCTGATCGAAATCGTTTACGAAGCTGTCACTTGCTTTTGTATAGACATCCTGTCTTGTATCGTTATCGGTTTTAGTATTATTATAACTAATTCCCATTAACCATGAATTTCCTTTTTTCGTTTTTTTGATGTAATCAATGTTAGCCGCGTAATTGTTAATGATCTGTGGAACCCATTGTTTAAATGCTCCGTATTTATTATTGTCAGCATCATAAAAAGGGAATGTTTCATTAATGCTGTATTTATCTCTGTTGAACCATAGGTAAGAAATGTTAGATGTTAATTTACTACCCAATGAGTCTGTCTTGATCTCATAATTTAAATTAAAAGAATGGTTTCTTGTTTGTGCATCCTCATCATTTACAGTTCTGTTTTTCAAAACTCCGTTTTGAATATTGGTGATATCTAAAATTGAATTAAAGCTTTTATTATACCTCATATTGTATGTGAAACCTAAACTTTGCTTTTTATTAATTTCATAATCGATATTAACGCTGCCTCCAAAATTTTTATTAGGATCGTCATTAAATCCAAATGATTCATTTTTGAAAGTGGAATTTCCGTTAGAAAGTCTGTATTTTTCTCTGTCTGTCCAGCTTCCGGTACTGATGTTTGTATTAACAGCAAGTTTGTCTTTTCTAAAGTTCAGGGATGCACTGGCAGAAGGATTATTGTAATAAGCTTGCTCGTTTTGCATTTTTAAAGTTCCGTTATACCCATTGTTTCTGCTTTTTTTCATTACAATGTTGATCACACCATCGTTTGATTCTACCTGGAATTCACTGCCTGGAACGGTAATCACCTCAATTTTCTGGATATCCTCCGAAGGAGTATTCTTAAGCATTTCAATTAATGCCTCAGCATCCATATTGGATTTTTTATTGTTGATATAGATGACAACTTCAGATTTTCCCATGATTTTCAATGTTTTTCCATCAATACTGGAAATCATCGGAGTCTGTTTCAATAAGTTGAAAGTATTCGTCCCTTTTGCAATAGGAGAAGAGGCAACATCATAAATAAAACGGTCGCTCTGTTTTTTGAATACCTGTTTCTTTAAAGTGATACCTTCTATATTTTTAGTTTTTAAACTGTCTGATTTCTGTTGGGCAAAAACAAATCCAGTGAAAAATAAGGCTGCTAAGAGAGTGGGCGTTTTCATGATTCTATTTTTTATTTGTTAATAGCTTGTATTTGTTATTATTTAACATTACAAAGATATATAATAAATTTAGTATTATGCAATACAAAGTACTTACAATGTTTTTATAATATTTTTAACTTATTGATTTTCAGTTACTAAAATTTCAGTTAAAAATTTTTATTCATTTTGATTGACTTACTTATTAGACAACTTTCGGATGAAAGTTGTTACATCGAAAATGAAAATTAACAAATAAGGATAGGTTTGAACAAGTATTTTTGGGTAAAATACTGTTGTAAATTATACCATCAGATATAAAATTAATAAGTGCACAAGAATCTTAATAGCCTATGCTGGTTTACATATAAAGGAAAATATATGGATTGTTAGAGGGTGCAAATACTGTAATGGAACAGAATGTATGAAAAGAAATTATTAACAACGAGAGTGGATTTTATAAAAAAACCTCTTTTTTTATTCTCTGTCGAAACGGGCCAGCTTTTTATCCACCCAAATGGTTGCAAAAGGAAAGAATGCAGCCAATAAAGCAAAAACAAAATCCTCATCATCCCATTTAAATATTTTTCTCACCGGAATACAGAATAAAAGATAAAGCGTAAAAAATAGACCGTGGATATTTCCAATAACAATAATGAAAATAGTGGGAAGAAGACCTTCATCATCATACCTTTTCCAGATCATGGCTACTCCATAAAGCAGGAAACAGGTAATTGCCTCTGCAATACAGATTTGTTTAAACCATTTGATGATTTTTTCCTGAGAATATTTAGAGAAAAATTTTTCGATGAAGTTCATTTCAATTATTTGTAATAAATTTTAAAAGATTTTTTCACACCATTACGCATGACGTTTTGCCTTGAAAGTGCAAATTTACTTGATTTAATAAAATTTCTAATTTTTTTTTCAAAATAAGGGATAAACTGTTCATTTTGTTGATTCTCGAAATGATGATTTAAACCTTCTAATTTTAAGGTATAGTTTTCTTCATCTAATTCTAATGTAACTTCAGTAAATGATTGATTTTCTTTTGAAGAATATTGATAGCCCTTTGGATACCTGAAATTTTTAAAGAAATATTGACTTAGCAAAACATCAGCTAATTGTGGATCTCCTTCATAGATCCAATTTAAATGTTCATTGTATTCAAAAATTACAGAGTGATTTTTATTTAGATGATTTAAAAGTGATTGTCTTACAATGTTCTCGATAAAATCTTTACCAAACTTTTTTTCTGTAAAATAACTCATGTAATGATGGTAACACAGGTCACTAATATAATGTCCCGGTATATCACTGCCCATCATAGTTCCTCCCCAAATAATATTGTAATTTTTTAAAGCCTCTTCAAGTTCTTTCTTTGCGGGAAAATCATCTCCGCTAGGAGCAGTAAGATATATAAAATATTTATTTTCAATTTTTGAATTGTTAACTGCTTTTATTGAATCGTTACTGCATTGTTCCTTGTAATATTTTAGTCTCTCTAGAAATATTTTTTTGTATTCTATTTCTCTTGCACTCTTTAAAGAATCTGTTATTTTAGCAGGTATATCTTGCCCAAAGAAAAAAGCTTGAGTAAAAAAAATAAAGAAAAAAGTATAAAATTTCATAAGCACTATTTATAAAAACTACTACCATCCAAATATTCAAAAACTTCGGGCGGAAGCATAGGTCTTACATTTTTACCTTGCTTAATCATGTTTCGGATCTCGGTTGCTGAGATTTCTATGACAGGTGCTTTGATTAGAGAAATATTTTCATGTTGTAGATAATCAGAATCTTTTTTCTCCCCTTCAAAAACACGTGGGTAAACAATGATATGATGGTTTTTAATCAATAGATCGGAATTTTTCCATTTATGGAGCCCATCAAGATTGTCCTCACCCATAATCAAACTGAAAGAATAATCAGGGTACTTTTCATTAAGGTAGGTAAGGGTGTCAATTGTGTAACTAGGTTGTGGAAGTGAAAATTCCACGTTTGAAGCACGCATATTAGGGTAATTTCTTACCGCTGCCTGTACCATGTCTAAACGGTT is a window from the Chryseobacterium sp. T16E-39 genome containing:
- a CDS encoding dimethylarginine dimethylaminohydrolase family protein, with the translated sequence MKLNIKNETGRLKSVVLGQPNSLGPVPTLEESYDAKSYYSIEHNIYPKESDIIDEMNAFEAVLKKYDVEVLRPSIIKDYNQVFARDVAFVIDDKMIISNVIADRADEQEAYKKVFEKVAWRKIINLPESAHIEGGDVIVWDDFLFIGTCFSEDYRNYKTARTNEYAIEILKEYFPKKRIIDLELKKNDKIPFEGILHLDCTFNPIGKDKCLIYKNGFVDESDYRLIIDIFGEENCFHITDEEMFEMFPNIFSISPEIVVSDKTFTRMNNHLRNEWGMTVEEIPYREISKMGGLLRCSTMPLVRE
- the ctlX gene encoding citrulline utilization hydrolase CtlX, encoding MQTTDTVLMIEPIAFGYNAETAENNYFQVEQKDLDVQAKALGEFNIFVEKLRNKGINVITIKDTLDPHTPDSIFPNNWVSFHNDGKVVLYPMFASNRRVERREDILETIKSKGFEITEIDDWSLPEIQGHFLEGTGSMIFDHDNKIAYGSVSLRLDEKLFRDFCEKYGFTPVVFHSFQTVGSERLPIYHTNVMMCVADKFVVICLDCIDSELERSKVIETIKNSGKEIIEISEEQMQQFAGNMLQVQNGEGQKFLVMSQTAYQSLTAEQVAAIEKYCEIIYSDLNTIEVSGGGSARCMLAEVFLPKK
- a CDS encoding discoidin domain-containing protein; the encoded protein is MQKYFFMILIVLGFGLNAQQKTFCNPINIDYGYTPFESFSKQGKHRATADPVIVNFKNKLFLFSTNQEGYWYSDDMLDWKFVKRKFLRDNKYIHDLNAPAVWAMKDTLYVFGSTWEQDFPIWKSTNPTKDDWKIAVDTLKVGAWDPAFHYDEDKNKLYLYWGSSNEWPLLGTEVKVKTLQSEGFVKPILRLKPEDHGWERFGEYNDNVFLQPFVEGAWMTKHNNKYYMQYGAPATEFSGYSDGVYVSKNPLEGFEYQQHNPFSYKPGGFARGAGHGATFEDNYKNWWHISTIFISTKNNFERRLGIWPAGFDKDDVMYCNTSYGDYPTYLPQYAQGKDFSKGLFTGWMLLNYNKPVQVSSTLGGYHSNYAVDEDIKTYWSAKTGNSGEWFQTDLGELSTINAIQINYADQDVEFLGKTLGKMHQYKIYGSNDGKKWNVIVDKSKNIKDVPHDYVELEQPVKARFLKMENLKMPTGKFALSGFRVFGKGGGDKPSQVQNFVPLRADAKKYGERRSIWMKWQQNQDADGYVIYWGKSPDKLYGSIMVYGKNEYFFTGADRTDTYYFQIEAFNANGISERTEIMKSE
- a CDS encoding serine hydrolase domain-containing protein, which produces MKKLNFLPILLFLLTVWSCKSSEVEEYQTDLDTAVRKIHADLEKELNTDVPSLSVYIVSPKGTYFSTVTGNNGALVTKKTYFRFASNTKNFTSTAILKMMQDGWLQLDDKITANIPGTNVPYVPNSSDWNFPNKNQITIRELLQHNAGVYDVTNDASQYNVNGETYTDYMLANFPDHQFSTGEYVKILTEHNLTYGLPNTVYHYSNTGFSILGEIIARVYSQKSNGSKTYGNYMYDKIVGPSSMMPLDIKFPELASDKNLPIPYVKGLIKYADHNEITDQKNASAHVAEGNGVGTMVMLSDYIRSIMKGQNVLNASSVEQMKTSKGPATTSGYGLGCSYVPGVGYGHNGATEGYLSTMLYDPETDVSVVVLLPFWDLRNMDNFTKCLSTLNTTALEAKKALKY
- a CDS encoding alpha/beta hydrolase encodes the protein MKKIIIVFSCLCLLLFNICCKKKTIHLGKEINFESQENISYGNDPEQTMDLYIPAVLNSKSDVFIMIHGGGWRSGNKSQLTFFTLSMMQKFPKAVFANINYRLASTSRFGIPNQTEDINNVIHYLEKTLKYKPRFFLLGNSAGGHLSMLYAYHFDRDKKVKAVINIVGPSDLSDSGFKKYFDYPFVEKHLIDPKTILSNVSMTEFSSPVNWIRTTSAPTLSYYGKNDQVIPLSQKVILDSILNKNHILHESYEFNGGHLDWDKENNSSFLINKVDQFIKDLDKNKTL